From a single Endozoicomonas euniceicola genomic region:
- a CDS encoding Arm DNA-binding domain-containing protein, which translates to MSLNASQTKNVQPKEKDFKLADEKGMFLLVKPTGRKYWRMQYRFAGKQKTLALGVYPEVSLKEAREKRDEARKLLSDHIDPSSHKLST; encoded by the coding sequence ATGTCTCTCAACGCCTCCCAGACAAAGAATGTTCAACCGAAAGAGAAAGACTTCAAGCTTGCTGATGAAAAAGGCATGTTTTTGCTGGTCAAACCAACAGGCCGAAAATACTGGCGAATGCAGTATCGTTTTGCCGGAAAACAAAAAACCCTTGCATTGGGGGTGTACCCGGAAGTGAGCCTGAAAGAAGCCAGGGAAAAGCGGGATGAAGCCCGTAAGTTACTGAGTGATCATATTGACCCAAGCTCTCACAAGCTATCAACCTAA